The DNA region aattttttcctgAAGATCATTCATactttcatcttcattatttTGTGGTATACTTGCCCCCACAAGTTTTGGCATTGGCAATTTAGTGCTTAATGGCTCTGGTAACAccagtttatcttttatttcgatCAACTGAGTTAACTTTTCCTTTGACATTTTGTATCCTGAAGCTATTTGGGCTAAATCATTTGCTTCTCGGTTTTCTTGTCGAGGTACATGCTCAATGTTAATATAATCGAAATGATTCAGAAGAGAACTTgctataacaaaatattttgctaAATGTTCATTAACACATTTGTATTCTTGTGTTAATTGCCTCAACACTAATTCTGAATCACCTCTTATATTAACATTTCTTGCCCCCAggctaattaaaatttcaaggcctgtaattagagcttcatactcagcctcattattagaacaaagccctttgattttatatttaaacttaGTTGGAACTTTATTGGGGGATATTATTAAAACTCCAATTCCAGTTCCATGTTTGTGTTTCGATCCATCGAAATACAAAATCCAAGGCTCTGTATCGACATAATCTTGCGGCATCTCGATCAATGAATGATCTACAATAAAATCAGCCACAATCTGACCCTTAACAGATTTCAAAGGCTTGTACGTTAAAGAATATTCTGTTAATGCTAAAGCCCATTTTCCAATTCTACTGTGTAAAATCGGTTTTGACAACATGtgcttaataatatcataatgagaATACACATAAACATCAACAGGCTTTATATATTGCTTAAGTTTTGCACAAGAGAAATACAGACAAAGACAAAGTTTTTCTATGGCAGTATATCTAGTTTCTGCATCATTTAGTACACGACTAAGATAATAAATTGCATGTTCTATgccatcatcatcttcctgagCCAACATGCTACCAATGGTCTTGTCAGACGCAGCAATATACAACTTCATAGACTTGTTTCGACTAGGAGGCATTAACACAGGAGGCTTGATCagatattctttaatttcatcGAAAGCCTTTTGATGCTCTTCATTCCATTTGAATGGTTCATCTTTCTTGAGTCGAAGTAATGGCGAAAAAATCTGAGCTTTGCCACTTAGATTCGAAATGAATCGCCTCAAGAAGTTGATTTTTCCTAGCAAAGACTGAAGCTGTTTTTTGGTCGAAGGAGGCTTCGTCTCAAGAATAGCCTTtgtcttattttgatttatctcaATGCCTTTTTTATGCACCACAAAACCAAGGAAATCTCCTGCACGCACACAAAAAGCACACTTTAATGGATTCATTTTTAATCCATGTTTCCTCATTCGTTCGAAAGATTGCCTAAGATAATCCAAATGGCTAtcttctgaggaggatttgatgattatatcatcaatataaatttgcataaatgtgtcaataaaatcatgaaacatgGAATTCATGGCCCTTTGATAAgtggccccagcatttttcaacccAAAGGGCATAACCACCCATTCATTAGTGCCTAAAGCACCAGGGCATCGAAATGCTGTTTTCGACACATCATTTTCAGCAATAAATATTTGGTTATAACCAGAATAACCATCTAACATGCTTAAAAATTCGAAACCAGCTGCCGAATCTACCAACATTTCCGCTACTGGCATAGCATATTCATCTTTAGGTGTAGCATTATTTAAATCCCTAAAATCTATGCATACTCTAAGAGTTCCATTCTTTTTAATGACAGGGACTATATTTGCTAACCATTCGACATACCTGGCAGCCCTGATGAATTTACACCTCAGCAGCCTTTCGATCTCTTCCTTAATCTTGGACATGATTTCTGGTGCGAATCTTCTTGGTAGTTGTTTTACTGGTCTTTTTCCCTCCTTAATAGGTAACTTCATTTCGACCATTTCTCTGCTTAACCCAGGCATTTCGTGGTAATCCCAAGCAAAACAGTCTTTAAACTCTCTAAGAAAAGGCACCAGCTTTTCTTTTGAACTTGAGGTGATATTGGCACTGATATAAGTTGGCCTTTTAATCGAGCCATCTCCAATATCGACCTCTTCCAAAGGATCTTGAGCCTGCATCTTTGGCGCCTCACTTatgggatttttctcaaaacccagCGGCTCATCATCATAAATACAATCCAGTCTTCGatcctttgtttctttgttttcatgatCTTCGATCTTGGCTTCAACTGCCATAttttgttgagattcagcctcaAAGGCCGTATTTAGTCTATTTTCGGCCATATAAGCCGTAATTCTGGCTCATGCAGTGGCCTCAGTCATATTAATCTTCATATGTATTCCACCCAGTTGGTGGAATGACTCCATCTTCAGAGGGAACAGCATCAATTTCCTCCCTCTCCCATATAAACCCATAGGTAGGATGGAGTTTGACAGAGTGGACAACATTGTCACTCGATTCGACAACAGCCTCCTTGTCACCACAAGGTGCTATGTTAGCCAACTTTTTGTCAAAGGTTTGTGCAGTAACATTATCGACCTCTGACTTATAGAAGCTTTGATCCGCCTCTATATTTTCAACAATCCCATCCTCCCTCCAGATAATGAGCTTCTGGTGAAGGGTAGATGGCACAGCCCCAACTCCATGAATCCACTCCCTTCCTAATAGCAAGTTAAAATTAGCCTTAGACTGTATCACCAGGAAAAGAGTTGGTCGAACTATACTGCCTACAGCAACATCTACTTGAATGGCTCCCAAAGAATAGCCAGTTTTACCCTCATAATTCGAAAGCACAATGTTGTGGGCAGATAGATCAGTGTCATGTTTCCCGATCTTGTAGAGCATAGATCGAGGCATTAAGTTGACAGCCGCTCCTCCATCAATGAGCACTTTGTTGATTCCAACATTctcaacttttgctctgatgaAAAGAGGTTTGAGATGACTTTTCATCTGAAAATCTGGCTTTTCGAAATAAGCTAATTGTTCTTCCACACAGCCATTATTCATAACATAGTAACATACTGGCTTTGGGTCAGCCATATCAAAATGATCGAACTCACTTTCGATCTCAGTAACTTCAGATTGGACATCATATTCAGATGGCAAGATAGATACCACACAGATGACATCGAAATCTGGCTCAGAATCCAGTAGATCCTCATCCTCCATCTTGTCTTCATCCACTGGAGGCAGGAGTCTCTCCTTTACCGGCCTCCTAGATACTTCTTTATACTGGCCCATTTGTAGATTCTGTTGGGCCAATTTCTTCTGACGCTGGAACCTGCGCCATTAGGTCCTCGTCATAGGATTCTTTCCTTTGTAATTGTTCCTATAAGAGTACCTATTGGCCTCCTGTGGGCCAATTTGCTTCGTTCCACTCGAACCACCTACTTCCATAATCCCTTTGTTGAACCTTATAAGTCCCTGGTGCATCCATTTTTCGACCGGAACTGAACCAGGAGGAGCGAAAGTATTCCTTCGACCAGATTTCTGATTAGTATTCGACTGCACCATAACTCTTTTACCTTTATCGAAACGTTGGTTCTGCTTTGCCCCCTTGTTAACAACTTGGTATTTCTTGAGGCCCTCAGTAGCCTCCTTATCACATATTGCACTGCAGCGAGGGCAGAGCATCACAATCTTGTTTTCGAGTTTGCATCTGTTCAAGAAATCAATTAACTCCTTCTCAGCCTGAGGATACACAACCTTCATTTGTTTGTTGTAATCCTCTTCAGATATGTCCTGAACTTGCACATGGGACACCTCCATTGTTTCGACCATCATTATTTCTTGAGGTTCTGCATAAAGAGTTTCAGCAGCTTTGGATATTTCCGCATTTGCCTGAGCAACCTTTGGTTTCTCACCAAATTTGAGCCTCCCTTCGTCGAGAGCCTTTTgaaccaaatccctgaaaagaaCACAACGTGAGGTTTTATGGCCaaggaaattatgaaatttacaataaccccTTTTCTTCTGTTGTTCGATTGGGGGTACTTTCAAGCCCTTAGGAACAACAATCTGGTCATCTGTgactaataaatcaaatatttcatcacatttagttatgtcaaatgtataagttttagacacaaatttatcatttttaggttCAACAGGGTTTTTTCCATTGGAAGGTCTAAGGAGTTTACAAACATAAGGAGGTCCAGGTTTTAATTCTGCTAAATCAACCTCATTGTCTTCGATATCTTCATAAATAATATCGAACTCCTGGTCACTGTCATTGGTTTCGACATATGCAACCTTTTCCTTCTTGTGGAATTTAGAATTTCTAGCCTTTTCAGCCTTCAATCGTTCGAGTTGCCGAACTCTATTAGCCAATTGAGCCATATCCCTTAAATACTGGGTATCTAATTTCTTTCTGATCGAATAGTCTAGGCCACCAGCAGCCATTTCGACTAATTCATGTTCAGGGACTTGGGTGAAACACCTTGCCTTTAAGAGTCTGAATCTGTTCAAATAATCATCAATTGATTCAGGTGCCTTGCGTCGAACGCTGGCTAACTCTTTAAGGCTGATCTTAGATTGTCCCATATAAAATTGCTCATGGAAAATCCTTTCCAATTGGTTCCAATTATGTATGGAATGAGGAGGAAGAGTTGTAAACCAAGTAAAAGCATTTTTAGTCAAGGAATTAGggaaaaatttcattcttaaattttcattattagccAAATCCCCTGCCTCGACCAAATATCTAGCAATGTGTTCGACAGTGGACTCATTTGTCTCTCCTGCAAACTTAGTAAACTTAGGGATTttcacaccccttggtaattctGTCTGTAACACATACTCAGACAATGGAGACACAAAATTAGGCCTATGTAAGCCTAAGTTCAAACCATTCTGCACCAAAATCGTTTCGACCATTTGGGCCAGGTTATTCTGCCTATCGAAACGGTTTTGTTGAATATTCCCTATTACTTCATCAGCATTTTGGTTCCTATTTACCAATACTATACCAGACAATGGAGACACAAAATTAGGCCTATGTAAGCCTAAGTTCAAACCATTCTGCACCAAAATCGTTTCGACCATTTGAGCCAGGTTATTCTGCCTATCGAAACGGTTTTGTTGAATATTCCCTATTACTTCATCAGCATTTTGGTTCCTATTTACCAATACTATACCAGGGTTTGGTTCGACCTGTTGGACTGGTGGCTCTATGCGTGCCGCTGGTTGTGGTGCTTGAGCCATTTGCATCCCGGGGTTATTAGGCATCTGTATCTCTTGGACAGGCGCCTGTATTTGGATCTGTCGAATTGGTGGTTGCTGTATGGGTGGTGCCCCAAAAAAGTCAGCAATTCGacttatttgatttgttaacatttggtaactgtcatttgtattttgaattaaggGGTTAATAACAGttcctatttgttgtgttaACATGTTAACCATATCATGGTTACTTTCATCCATTTGTTGCCTAAGTGACAAAACGGatgtattggttaaatgttgaggaattaccctaccttgattgcccGCTACAGATCCTGATGGAGAGGACATATTAAGATTCTCTATATTTGGTTGAGAGTTTTGCAACCCTGCCATCAAAGATGTAGGCATGCCATATAGAGGGTTTTGAGGCGGTCGAAAGGGACTTCCACTGGGATTCCCTAAACTAGGGTTATTCCATGGGGCAAAAGCAGACGCTGACGTGGTCGAACTTGCCAACGTCATGTTGGTCATAGGAGAAGTTACCCCCGTCTGATTCATAACCGTCGAAGCGGTCGAACTTATCGTGCCAACAGTTTGGTCAGGAATTGCTCCTATGCCAGAATTTATATTGGCATTACTGACAGATGTCTGCGTTGGTTGTCCCTCCATATTTGGAAGGTCATTGTTTCGATTACTTGGGGGTGGTCTAGTCATCCTTGTACGAGTTTTGAATTCTGTTAAGTGTGGAACAGATTTCCcacttcttaaatgcatacaaGATCACAACAATTAAGAATGCAATAAACCAACTGTTGtaaacaacttttaaaaataattttaagcaaaacACAATTGACCTGTCCCACTGGGCGTGCCAATTTGTTTACACTGGAATTTGGTAAACAACCGCTAGTCTAAGTTAATTGCTTGCGAGATCAACTAGTGAATCTCAGGAGCATGTCATTTGTGTGTTTGCTTTAAATGTAAAACCGTTAATGTTCATCATTGCAATAAACATTTACTGGTTCAAAATTTGCAAAAAGGAAGATTCTTTGACAGAATCGAAATGCTGAAAGTAACTTGACAAGGGAAGATAAATTGCAGAATGTAAAGGAGCAGTgagttcattcgatcgaatgaaccatttaaaagGCAGAAATTATAAAGTGAAACGTAAATTGCATTCGAAATGTAAAGTTTACAGGAACTTAAAATGGTTCACAAACAAACATACATTCTCCTTGCGTACTCGTTTCTCTCTGCGCTGGGTACTTTGAGTATATAAGGATTTGTATAAATGATTTGCGACCCTGAAATCTGACTAAAAAActgctatatatagacattcgAAAATAAACTGCCCTAACGGTCGAACACTATCCTAATGCCAAGTGTCCTGCCACGTACACCTTGCATGCACATAACTGCTCCTTAGAACGGTTACCCACATTGCTCGAAGTCGAActgattttgtgaagttttgTCAGAAATTGCGCTAAGTCCAGAAATCTGGCTGCCTTGACTTCGACTCGAGTATACACCAGTTCGAATCGCCCAATGATTCGAAGCCCTCTTTCTTGTCTTAGCCTTGTACTTCGTAAATACTTCCTTGCACCTGGGAATCTCTTTCAAAAAACTCTTTTTCCGATTCGAACAGAATCTAACCAAATTCGAATTTAGAGCATATTTTTAGCTCATAAAAAATATGGGCTAACAGGTATCATATCATATCCAGTTCTAAGTTTGATTCAAAGATGTGTGATGTGTTTTGACCCTCAATAACTAAAGAAAAATTCGTTGATATATCTAACATGGGGCATTGCAATTTTAGCAAAAGATACAAGAAATCTGACTTAAAAAAGATTGACACCATACCATATGTATTTCtaagtttaaatatttatgataaacTACTGTAATTTGCCCGCTTTGTAGGGCTGcagacaaacaaacaaaaaaaaaatactccgtgtttcttttaaaatgcaaaagaaatgaagaaaaaaacaataaaaaaacaccACATCTTGACACGTGGAATCTTTTTACGGTCAGATAGGTTTTTGATAatacaaaatgacaaaaaaattaataaaaatgttacatATAAGATGCAAGTAGGaccggttaaaataaataaagatcaaAAACATCTGTGATCACTGTGCAgctatcaaaaaaaaaaaatttctccacTCTAATATTTCAAGAAAAAGACGTTTGTGAAATCTATCAATGGTGAATCCCACAAACACCTTGAGTCTCTTACCTACcagaaaatttcaaatttttatactaGAGAAAAGCCGAACTCACATCATAAttcgagattttttttttttaatgagtatggcttaaattgttaaaaaaaaatccaatatatatatccacttacataaagaataaaagagtgtttcattaataaattttacaataaattaaagatataaaaaattaatgattaatacatttaaacatgaatttatatttttatagttttaaaaaagaaaaaaaaaatgtgctcGCACACTTCATATAGTGAACTTCGCCGTGATAAGATAAGATGCCGTATTCACATACTCATGCATcgagtaatatatatttttctttattcataACCCATTTTTAGTGCTATAATAATATAAGCCATTGGCTACAAAAATCGAGCACTAATTTAAATCACATcctcttattttataatttcacgtTCCGAActcttttatgttttcatttttaacacATTTATCCAAAACTGTGTTGAAGACCCCAACTCGGCGgaaataaataacaaagagTAACTTGTGGATTACGATGTGCTAAATCTGTGGGCTTAGCTTTTACAAATTTGTCGCATTATgcaattttatttccttcaaaattaaaagattcGACGACATATAAATTCTTGTTGTACATTATGATTTTATAAGTACATAAAACAAAActatacaataataaaatacaagCCAAAAAATCAGATTATTTGGTACTCACCAAACCTAGAAACAACTTGTCTCATACACCACATCATTCAAAACTCAAGTAAAATAGTATTCATCATATTGGACAAATCCCTTATTAACGCCAATGGTAAACCAATAAGTCTCATTGGCCTCCAACCCAGCGCAACCCCCAGCACAGGAGGCATCAAATCCAAAATTGCCTATGTTGTGCTAACACCAAacaccaaacaaaacaaaaaagacatGTTACACTATGTTTTTCTATTTATGTTGCAAGCACAAATATAAGCAGTGTATTCCTAGCATTCCTCAAGCTACAAACACGGAATGTAACAAGAATGTACAGCAGTTTGAAATGACAACAGACAATCTACTCTTTAAGATATCTACCACAGCTATATAAAACCAGCATCTCAACAgagcaaaaaattaaaaagagaaggTTGTGAAGAACCAAGATCTCAACAGTAACTGGTTTTAAACTATATCTCTTTATACTGGAAATACAGGTACAAGTGGATAACATGCCaccaatatataaaaaaaaactggaaGGCAATGTAATGTGTTACCTGGGGGAAGTAACTTCTTGCTGAAAagcaataaaagaataatttgaaGAATCAGCAGTTACTACACATTTCACAACATTAGACCGGAGGTCATCATACTTTCTTGCATCGGTCGCAGAAATACTATATATGCCTAAAGAACAAAGGGCAAGACTAGTTTCAAGAGTGCTGATATAGGTGGTACAACAGTCCCACTGCTGCTACCACTGGTGTGGTCTTCAACCGTACTTCACGAACAGAATTTAATCTGGCTCGAAAAATGTTTCCATTAGACAATTGTCTCACAAAACGAGTAAACCGATCCCAATTTCGGGATTCAAACAATCTTTTGTCCATTCTTACAAAGTTGAATGAGAAAGGTCGCTTCTCAATCCCATCTGAGTAAAATTTTGACATCTTAAGCACCTGGGTGAATGCACCATCATCcaaattagttgaaaaatttTGACCTTCGAGTGATATATCACAGAGCCTAGCAACCAGCAAAAGCTGTCTAAGAAAACCTTCAGGACTACCATCTGGATTGATCTTCTGCGTTACAGCATCTTGCATTTCAAAACAAGAGCAGCACATTGAGAATCCATACTTGCTAAACATACGAGCAATGGGTAAGTATCCGTCCCTGTTAGAAGTATTATAATAGCCAGCTGTTAACTCTGATGGGTGGGATTGCATGGCATAATGCCAGTGAATGGCAGCCAATTTTGCTGATATATGGACTTCTGTACCCCTAAATATAGTTTCAGCTTCCCTACAAATCCTCTCCCCATGCAGCAGCAGCATATCTGAGTACCATTCAAGAAAAAATTTACCATATGGTGTGTCCCAAGAGCCACCGTCATTTCTGAAAAAATCAGTATGCTCAGGATTTTGCATCAAACTTTCACTACCAAATGGACCACCATTTCCCCATTCACGCTTTCCAATATTTCTTGCAGAGGCATTCAGAGAAGCAAGCATATACTGGCAGATGGCAAACaatgaaaaaagttaaatatgatACTATTCACTGAACATCATAAAGTATGTAAATTGGTTATCGCCAGTCTCCCACAAGTCCACAACACACACAAAGCAACAAGTCTAAAGCTCAACAAACTACAAAGTCATGCCTAAATCTGAATCTTCAACCTACCTTATCATAGCACTGAAACTCTCCAAGTTCATGAGACCAAGCCAAATTTGGCTCCTGTGAAGAGAATGAAGGATATCTTAGTTCACCACCAGGACCCATGCCAATCTGTACACCCTgcaaaacaaaacagtgttACACAAATTACAACTAAGATCCAATAGTGATAGCTGGGAATTCGAATACTCATTGTATTATAACATCCCAAAATCACCATAGAAACTTACTGTGATGACAACGCCAAGCAAAGACTCAAAAGTGTCCCTAAAATTCCTCATAAAATCTGCATATGCTTGAATAGGAGAACGCCCACATAACACAGGCAGAATATCACATCCAAGGGAAATGTATTCAATATTTCTTTGTCCAAACCTGTCACAATACGCTAACTCTGTATCTTTCTGTATCTCATCAAGCACCCATAGAGGAAGTGGCATCCTACACAAGGGGGACAAACTTCCACAGTATGAGGCTCATGACTAGGAAACAATACCTACCTACAAAAATggtaataataattcaaaataaaccaaATCAACTCTGCTTAGATCATCAACATAACCCAGGTCAAACGTCCATAAAACATTGCATAAAAAAGTTACACGCTTGAATTATCATTTCCCCACACTATTAAAAcatattataagaaaaagaaactactcttagaatttgaaattcggTCTAACTCAATCGTGGGAGTACAGGTATCCCTTCcttatatatactattttgtGTCATATCACTACACACCCCTCATGTTAAAGACTGGACGTCTCAAACAATGAAAATCTGCATTTTGCAAGAATAGGCTCTAATAacatattagaatttaaaagttatatcttACTTATATACACATTTTACGCATCGAGTGCTGGACATCTCGAGTATTAAATTAGCAAAATTTGGCATCTACCCGATAACAGATAGGCTGACAGGACCAACAACCACTACTAGGATAGGTTCAGATACCATGTTAGAATTTGGAAAATGAGTTTAGACCTAACTCAACCCAAAAACTAGCTATCTTACAAGGTGAGAGTTGTCCACCACTTGTATACATTATTTTGATGGTATCGTTAAGGAATCTTGAACTATTACCACATACCAATTGGGGTCAAGGTGTGATTTCCAAGAATTACCACATACCAATTGGGATCATCAGGTCCCGTGCCATGCTGATGAAAGGCGAGAACCGCCCGAACCTTAAGGCCACACTTGCACGCCATCGCGACGAGTTCCTCATACCCTCTCCAATCGTAAACCCTAGGTTTCTTCTTCTCAACCAATCCCCACCAAATTTCAATAACCACGCCTTCCACGCCGGCCGTGGCAAGCGCCTTAAGCGAGAACATCATCGCCTTGGGCCTCGCGACACGGCCATCCCGACCGATGGAATTCACCGGCAGCGTGACGAAGACCGGCGAGCCGCGGCGACGGCGCTGCGGAGAGAAGTCGTGGTGGAGCTGGTAGGCGACGTCGCCGCCGCCGTTGTCCGGCGAGAGGGAGCCGCCGGCGTCGGGGGACCTGGAGGAGTTGAGGCGCGAAGAGACGAGGGCGGGGCGGAGAGGGGGAGAGCGGGCTCGGAAGGTGACGCGGCAGGGGAAGCGAGTTAGGTGAGTGGAATCGGTCCGAGTGGAGACGAAGGAGAAGCTGGCGGTGGATTGGGACAGGATGGCCATTGATTGGAGAGTTAGGGTTTGAGAGAGTGTGTATTacataaaaatagaagagaagagAGGGAGCACAGTGTGTGAGAATGAGAGTGAGGTGAGGAATGCAATTGCATACAACACTGTACTTCTCGCCCAGGATGTGCTTGTGGAGGAGAGATTATATGCcatttttcactttttcattttaaaaataagatgccCTTCTTGTTGTTCTATAACTTTAATTTCTATCATCTAATAAGAAATTAACattgaattttaaagaaattattacaaAACTAGAGAATATACATAATGTTATGATTAAATATTagtcaaaaaaaatatagtattactatattcataatatatgatatgatctccaatgcattttaattttttaattaatttggttaaattacttttatatgttataaatttaaaacaaagtttatttcaaatattaattttgtctaACTGCAACACTGTGAATCTTTGTTGTCGCCATTgtaatataaaacataaaataaaaagttattgatacAGCGTAGAAGCCAAGTAAAAttaattctcttaaaaaaataaaattaattaattaattaatggtaTAAAAAGGTaagcaataataatatttagataacacaaaaaaaatatttagaaaaatgcTGTGTTGATTTATTAGGTTAGTATTTTGCACGTATTGAGAAGGTTGGAAAGAGAATttgcatatgaaaaaaataaaactaaaagttaagTTATCAATAATGAAGTAAACAAGTACTGTTCACACAAAAATTtgcaattattttaataatatcattaaaatatgTATACCGTGGTTTTCAATTTAAACGATGtcaatttcactttttatttgattattctttaaatgtttattacaaacatttatctttcatctttttctctatttaagtaACATGACATCAACAGTtacttttagattttttatgaCTAATATATTTAAGTGTGTTTGGAGTTATAGTGCAATAAAAGCAACTTAACTAAAttcatttttcacattttttacgTGATTTTTGCTACCTCGCCGCAACTAAATACGTgctaaaacaattaattaatttgctgTTAGCACTTAAGTTTTTTATACGTGCTAGACCCCCTTGATTGTTAACACTTAAGTTTTCactatttatagtttttttttccctaGAAATtccattattatatatattaatatcattcaacttttataacaaatttaaaaaaaaaacttatctattcatattttatacaaaaatttctatttgacttattttcatttatatattta from Glycine soja cultivar W05 chromosome 8, ASM419377v2, whole genome shotgun sequence includes:
- the LOC114421093 gene encoding beta-amylase 1, chloroplastic-like, with the protein product MAILSQSTASFSFVSTRTDSTHLTRFPCRVTFRARSPPLRPALVSSRLNSSRSPDAGGSLSPDNGGGDVAYQLHHDFSPQRRRRGSPVFVTLPVNSIGRDGRVARPKAMMFSLKALATAGVEGVVIEIWWGLVEKKKPRVYDWRGYEELVAMACKCGLKVRAVLAFHQHGTGPDDPNWMPLPLWVLDEIQKDTELAYCDRFGQRNIEYISLGCDILPVLCGRSPIQAYADFMRNFRDTFESLLGVVITGVQIGMGPGGELRYPSFSSQEPNLAWSHELGEFQCYDKYMLASLNASARNIGKREWGNGGPFGSESLMQNPEHTDFFRNDGGSWDTPYGKFFLEWYSDMLLLHGERICREAETIFRGTEVHISAKLAAIHWHYAMQSHPSELTAGYYNTSNRDGYLPIARMFSKYGFSMCCSCFEMQDAVTQKINPDGSPEGFLRQLLLVARLCDISLEGQNFSTNLDDGAFTQVLKMSKFYSDGIEKRPFSFNFVRMDKRLFESRNWDRFTRFVRQLSNGNIFRARLNSVREVRLKTTPVVAAVGLLYHLYQHS